The Naumovozyma dairenensis CBS 421 chromosome 2, complete genome genome segment AGGTGACGGTTTCTTGACACGAGcttatcaaaatttcaCAAAAAATGTAAACCTACGTAAACACAACTTTTTTACATTTTTGCCAAGATGAGACCTACACTCAGAATAGAGGTATTTGTTTCTTCCCATATTAAAGCAAATGAATGCGAACCTAAATTAgtttttaaataaatctGTGGTATACTATTGTGACGTTTATTAGTTTAGCTTGGTTTAGTTTATGTCTTCTCGTCCAATACGGAAAGAGCAATAAAGGGAAACTGTCAGCGAGCAGTTTTCcgaataaaaaaaaaggtgTGTGGCGCTGAAAATACTTCCGAAGGTTCGGATCGATCGATCCGAAAACCAGAACTGTGTTCTTCTATTGACTGTTAGCGATCGATAAAAGGACAATTAGCCAGTCAGTCAGTCAGTCAGTCAGTCAGTCAGTCAGTCAGTCAAGAGTACAATTCTACAACAGATCCGAGCAAATAGGATATATAAACTGGATTAACTTGCAGCACTTATTTAGAGACCATGGTCTTGGTTatatgtattattatcaaggCAAATGGCATATTCGATAAAGTTTGAAGTTAGCATAGAATATGAAACCGAAAATGTTATccattttggaaaacaataaaaactTTAAAATTTTTTGGAACCATAAAATAACAAACTATTTAAAGGCCCAATGGTTCTTTTATTGTCTAGCAATATTCATAGTCATAGCGAGATTTGCTCCGAATTTTGCAAAAGACGGTGGTTTAATCAAGGGACAATATTCCATCGGTTACGGTTGTGTCGCATGGATTTTCCTACAAAGTGGTCTAAGTATGAAaactaaaaaattaatggCAAACATGTCGAATTGGAGAGctcatttgataatattaatgttaAGTTTCCTCATTACATCATCGATAGCGTATGGTCTTTGTTGTGCTATTAAAGCTgcaaatgataaaaaaatcGATGATTGGGTACTTATTGGCATAATATTAACGACAACATGCCCGACTACTGTTGCGTCCAATGTTATAATGACTACAAATGCAGGTGGTAATGACCTTTTATGTGTTTGTGAAGTCTTTATTGGTAATCTATTGGGTGCATTTATCACACCTGCTTTAGTTCAATTATATACTGGTAGGGCACCATTTCAATATGGTAATCCAGCAACAGGAGATGGGATTGGTGCATTATATGGACGTGTTATGAAACAAGTTGGACTTTCTGTATTTCTACCATTATTTGTTGGCCAAGTAATTCAAAACGTTTTCTCAAAGATTACTGAGAAATATTTAGCAttcttaaagaaatatcatttgaaaattggTTCGTATATGTTACTATTAATTATGTTTAGTACATTCTCCACAGCATTCGATCAAAAGGCCTTCAGCAGTGTTTCTCACGTTTGTATCGtgtttatttgtttcttcaacCTTGGGTTATATTTGTTCTTCACAGGTATAACGTATTTATGTGCAAGACCATGgtttattttgaaattgttcCCAACTGAACCAATACCTGGTGAATCTTccaaattatattattattcttataaGATCTTTAGAccattttattataataagaGAGATGCCATTTGTATCATGTTTTGTGGACCTGCGAAGACAGCAGCATTGGGTGTTTCATTAATTACTTCCCAATATGGTGATAAAAAGGAACATTTGGGGAAATTATTAGTACCGTTAGTATTGTATCAAGGTGAGCAAGTCCTTACTGCAAGTATATTTGTTGGtattttcaagaaatggGTCAGagatgaattagaagaagaagaagaagaagatgttgGTGATGGAACTAACAATGATACAAAATTGACAGAACCAGATTTAGAAAAGGGGATAATAACGTCAGAGGATTGCGAAAGACAATTACAGTTACgacaacaagaacaacaagaacaagaaaataaacatgAATTAAGACTTTCACGTATTGACTCTCATGTATCGTCATCATtgacttcttcttctactaCAGGGAAACGTTCTGATACTAATCCTACAGACCAAAGTTCGGAATATCAAAAGTAAAAACATCAATACCtttatagaaaatattcttcCTACCATACATGCATATATCGTCATAAGTAATCgaatataaaaattaaTTGCATCATCATATTACaataatcaaataatagtccctactatatatatatatatatatatagatgtATAGTGAATGTTCCTTTACATATTTTCACGATAACAAACGAATAAAATTGAAGGGTATTAATCCAGAACGACGATCTTCAGGTATtctatcattatcataaaCTTCACCTCTAAAccaattttcattaataactTCATTAATTAAGATATAATCATTTGTATCGAAATTTATAACTTCCGTACTTGTTTGATCTGTCATCAATGGATATAACGCTTTTGCATATTTGATAACATGCTCACCATTCCTCGTTGTCAATGGTaacgttattattataccattatcattaatctGGCCTTTTCCCAATGTATCAGTCTGGGGGTCTTTTCTCTGTATTGATTCAGAATGACCTGATATTAATGATTGTCTATATGGGTCAGGAACTTTTTCAATGTTTTGAGATTGTCTTATGTTTGGATTTATTCTGATTGAATTTGTACTACTGACATTTCTGAgttcttgttcatttgTCTttacttcttcttgttgttgttgttgttcaaGGAAGGTACTCCTTCTATCGATAGGAGgggatgaagatgaagaagtaGGCGAAGTTGAATTCGATAGAGATTGTAGATAACTgattgattttcttttcctatTCATCGAATTCCATGATTTAGCAAATCGTTGAGAATCATCAATAGTTGATGCCATTGTACTTACAGATGTGGTCATTGAATCAATactttgtttgtttttcaCATGTGTTGTAAAATCTGTTGGATTTGATCCAGATGAAGTGGAAGCTGAAGGTGATACAGAATTTGATTCAATCTCAGTTGATGTGAGAGAGTTTGTATGTCTACTTGCTTTATTATATGGTAATATTGAcattttgttatttttaattatttcttcCTCCTTCTCCTTCTCCTTCTCCTTCTCTTTCtcactttcttcttcgagatcaattacaatttctttatatgCTCTAGGTGTATCTTTCGAAAGTTGGTCCTGTCTTAGTTTTATCGTTTCAGTAATTTGCGTTGCTGgtctattattattatcatcattatctgttattgatttttgaccatttattgttgttttttccACAGGAATTGGTAATGGTTTTTCTTGCAATGATTGATACATTAGATTATTCAGATTTTGTGTAATTTTAGGTTTACTATTAACactttcttgaatttgagAAGAAAGTGTTCtgatattatcaatatagGATTCTCTTTTAGAGTTGCTGATGTTAGATATGTTTAGCGAATTCCTTTTAGGTTGGGTTGAGTTCCTCAGTTGAGTAGTATCTTTAACAGTATGATTAGTATGGGAACTTGTTTCTCTATTTTTTGAAcgtttttcctttttcaatCTACCTGTCCCATATTCacttgaaaattttgaaatatcatcattggAAGCgaaattcattaatttattatttaatatttccattttaGTTTGTTCTAATAAACTTGTTTCCGTTGCCGTTTGTAAATATTGTTGTAATTTAGATtgtaaaaatgaaattctAGCAGTTTCCATTCTTTGGAATTCAATAGTTAATCCAGCCCATTCATGAAGCCAATATTTTTTAGAAGctttatattcttgtttcaaaagggataattgatttttaatttcttgagTATTTGATTCCCATTTAATTAAATCccttttattttgttcCACTCTTTTCGatccaataatattattttgattcaattgTAAATCCCTTACTCTAATCTCTGCTTTTTCTAATCTTTGTGTAAGATCTTCACAACCtttcattttattaaatttatccAACCTCAAACCTTCAATTTTCCCACTTAATGTAGTATACCTTGCTTGCAATTCACTAGtgaaatctttcaaatcgTTAAAAATTTGTCTATAAATCAACTCACTTTGTTTAGAATGAGATTGTGCCTTGGAGACTTCAGTctcatataataaattaaatgattcagCTAATTGACCAAATTCTAcattaattttcaaatctttattcaatttttcattgattgCACCAACTCTTCTTGCAtaatctttttcaatttcacaTTTCTGTTTAAAGAAAGTAATCATGGTATCACACGATTTTATACCTGCAGATATATGTGATAGTAATACATTGACACCTTTGTCATCTTTATCCCAAAAGCAAGTTTCGAAATCGTACGTCATATTTCGCCTCGAGGTTTTTTCTGTATATCTTCGTtaataaaacaaatattattctttttgcAAAGTTCCTTTCCAATTTGTCCTTTGTACTAAATCcctttttattatatccGGTTAGAATACCAATCCTTGAGAAATCAGGTATCCATAGAGTCTTGTCATATGTATATCCTCGAGTTCAAAAGAGAAGAGGGTCTAAAACTTTTGATTGTTTACCTTTTACCAAAATAGGAATACTGATGggataatattaaatcacTGCTCACGGGTATCCTAAATTGGAAATCAGATTAATTTTTCGCAAAATCAACACAGAGGCGCTAGCATTTTGAATTCTCACTTTATAACTCTCCTTTCTATTAAAACATAAAGAACCAAAAGAACCCACACACCAACAGGGAACTAGctcattatcatttttccttctttccTTCTTTCGTTCTCGATCCGAGGAAAACCGAGGTAAACCGAGGAAATATGGTCAAGGGGCGAAAGAAGGGGAGGCAATCTCTAATTATGCAgggatgaagatgatatataCATCTCGAAGAAGAGGGTAGTAATGTATGTGCATATGTACTGAACACATTACGAAATATAGCAGCACACTTGTACATATATAGACTCGAAGAGTAATAAAGTAGGGacatatttgaaaagattaccGTTTGTCCTCGAACAGAAATTACTACAAAGTGattagaaaacaaaaaaaaaaaaagaaactaagTAACACTTCTCAAAGAAAACTAATTCAAACACCATCATAAATGTCATTGGTTTCTGCAATCCATGAAAGGAAAGAAACTACCAAGGAAACTACTACCGCGACCACCACCGCTGGTAGGACAACTGGCTCTGTGAAGAAGAACTCCGTACAATCATCATCGAGAAACAATTCCTTGACTTCCAATGCAAGCATCGTTTCCAAAAGATCTTCAATATACCAAACTGCAGGAGAACCCCTAAGTAGAGAAGCTCTATATAGAGCAAGATTAAAATATGGATATTATCAATCTCCAGCAAAGCAATCGAATCTTGGTGTCTCTAATGCAAAACTGGCTTCCGATACAGCTGCATACTTAGctaatgaaaatacaaAGTCCATACCAGAGACACACACACAAACAAGAAATAGAAGTTATTCCatggataataataataataataataataataacacgAATATTACATCCCCATCAGGACATGCTGCATCTAGAGCATATTCAATG includes the following:
- the RCH1 gene encoding Rch1p (similar to Saccharomyces cerevisiae YMR034C; ancestral locus Anc_2.594), which produces MKPKMLSILENNKNFKIFWNHKITNYLKAQWFFYCLAIFIVIARFAPNFAKDGGLIKGQYSIGYGCVAWIFLQSGLSMKTKKLMANMSNWRAHLIILMLSFLITSSIAYGLCCAIKAANDKKIDDWVLIGIILTTTCPTTVASNVIMTTNAGGNDLLCVCEVFIGNLLGAFITPALVQLYTGRAPFQYGNPATGDGIGALYGRVMKQVGLSVFLPLFVGQVIQNVFSKITEKYLAFLKKYHLKIGSYMLLLIMFSTFSTAFDQKAFSSVSHVCIVFICFFNLGLYLFFTGITYLCARPWFILKLFPTEPIPGESSKLYYYSYKIFRPFYYNKRDAICIMFCGPAKTAALGVSLITSQYGDKKEHLGKLLVPLVLYQGEQVLTASIFVGIFKKWVRDELEEEEEEDVGDGTNNDTKLTEPDLEKGIITSEDCERQLQLRQQEQQEQENKHELRLSRIDSHVSSSLTSSSTTGKRSDTNPTDQSSEYQK
- the HOF1 gene encoding formin-binding protein HOF1 (similar to Saccharomyces cerevisiae HOF1 (YMR032W); ancestral locus Anc_2.591), translating into MTYDFETCFWDKDDKGVNVLLSHISAGIKSCDTMITFFKQKCEIEKDYARRVGAINEKLNKDLKINVEFGQLAESFNLLYETEVSKAQSHSKQSELIYRQIFNDLKDFTSELQARYTTLSGKIEGLRLDKFNKMKGCEDLTQRLEKAEIRVRDLQLNQNNIIGSKRVEQNKRDLIKWESNTQEIKNQLSLLKQEYKASKKYWLHEWAGLTIEFQRMETARISFLQSKLQQYLQTATETSLLEQTKMEILNNKLMNFASNDDISKFSSEYGTGRLKKEKRSKNRETSSHTNHTVKDTTQLRNSTQPKRNSLNISNISNSKRESYIDNIRTLSSQIQESVNSKPKITQNLNNLMYQSLQEKPLPIPVEKTTINGQKSITDNDDNNNRPATQITETIKLRQDQLSKDTPRAYKEIVIDLEEESEKEKEKEKEKEEEIIKNNKMSILPYNKASRHTNSLTSTEIESNSVSPSASTSSGSNPTDFTTHVKNKQSIDSMTTSVSTMASTIDDSQRFAKSWNSMNRKRKSISYLQSLSNSTSPTSSSSSPPIDRRSTFLEQQQQQEEVKTNEQELRNVSSTNSIRINPNIRQSQNIEKVPDPYRQSLISGHSESIQRKDPQTDTLGKGQINDNGIIITLPLTTRNGEHVIKYAKALYPLMTDQTSTEVINFDTNDYILINEVINENWFRGEVYDNDRIPEDRRSGLIPFNFIRLLS